A part of Limihaloglobus sulfuriphilus genomic DNA contains:
- a CDS encoding oligogalacturonate lyase family protein, with protein sequence MIKLIFLLAAMGTVYGEICDVFPRVAESETETVTDKVTGREIRFLTNGDYMNCHSYPHNRSWLEDDKYVMIESSRPRPEGTWKAACGEEDPYFRQERQLLAVNIDDGRIYHLATLEMEDTSKYAGHLSMSSQYHADYAPGSNTVIYYDMSGHNLYMLDLTNGKRKRIMHVPDGTIGDPPTISRDGTRAVAYIDYPGPAENKQFFGRTTVMYAFDLNGIELTKSPYIINTFVQQVYKEMRIAPCHTVINPVNPDEVSYCHGFRDRSDGSVLKSRIWYSKIDGSLVKLANITPDGHIFTHEIWGPQGKYIYYVDIVEKGCVRRVEPRTGEVEQVFGDITPRCLHISLSGDENLVVYETQTYDSKGNPLDKYGNHDEWLAVYNVKTGKHTRLARFREGLHHPRHCHPRINLEGTKVVFTTGHGYNSRVAYMEIDNID encoded by the coding sequence ATGATAAAACTTATTTTTCTTCTTGCCGCGATGGGCACTGTTTATGGCGAAATATGTGATGTTTTCCCCCGTGTCGCAGAAAGTGAAACAGAGACCGTAACCGATAAGGTAACAGGCAGAGAAATCAGATTCCTCACAAACGGTGATTATATGAATTGCCACAGTTACCCTCACAACCGCAGCTGGCTTGAGGATGATAAATATGTAATGATAGAATCTTCCCGCCCGCGGCCTGAGGGAACCTGGAAAGCCGCGTGCGGTGAGGAAGACCCCTATTTCAGGCAGGAACGCCAGCTCTTAGCCGTAAATATTGATGATGGCAGGATATATCATCTTGCAACACTGGAGATGGAAGATACATCAAAATACGCCGGCCATCTCTCAATGTCATCTCAGTATCACGCTGATTATGCCCCCGGTTCCAACACTGTGATCTATTACGATATGTCAGGTCACAATCTCTACATGCTTGATCTGACTAACGGCAAACGAAAAAGAATAATGCATGTTCCGGATGGAACAATAGGCGATCCGCCTACAATCAGCAGAGACGGCACCAGAGCTGTGGCATATATTGACTATCCCGGCCCGGCTGAAAACAAGCAGTTTTTCGGCAGAACTACGGTTATGTATGCTTTTGATCTTAACGGCATTGAACTCACAAAATCTCCTTATATCATAAATACCTTTGTACAGCAGGTTTATAAGGAAATGCGCATTGCTCCCTGCCATACGGTTATCAATCCGGTGAACCCCGATGAGGTCTCTTACTGCCATGGTTTCAGGGATCGAAGTGACGGAAGTGTGCTTAAAAGCAGAATATGGTATTCAAAGATTGACGGTTCGCTTGTAAAACTGGCAAATATAACACCTGATGGACATATCTTTACTCATGAGATATGGGGGCCTCAGGGCAAATATATTTATTATGTTGATATTGTTGAAAAAGGATGCGTTCGCAGGGTAGAGCCGAGAACGGGCGAGGTCGAACAGGTCTTTGGGGACATCACACCCCGCTGTCTGCATATATCACTCAGCGGGGATGAGAACCTTGTTGTATATGAAACCCAGACTTACGATTCCAAGGGTAATCCCCTTGACAAATACGGTAACCACGATGAGTGGCTTGCGGTTTACAATGTCAAGACAGGCAAACATACCCGGCTGGCAAGATTTCGCGAAGGACTTCACCACCCGAGGCATTGTCATCCGAGGATAAATCTTGAGGGTACAAAGGTTGTATTTACAACCGGCCACGGCTATAACAGCAGGGTGGCTTATATGGAAATAGATAACATTGATTAA
- a CDS encoding TolB family protein — MKIIVLCLFFCSFCSVYAEIADVFPRIGCEKEVVKDETTGRTITYLTSGEFMNCHFYPHNKTWAENDRYVLIESSRPAPGSSRNECKPEFFTGERQLLAADVSTGDLYHLATLEHESDASEKYGKYHFTMSSQYHADYAPEHNLVVYYDMTGHNLYLLSLDTGRKKLLWHVDKGTIGDPPTICNSGDRVVVYMDMPGPSDYDFTGRTSYAFYIDVDPVELTMKGRPEVVTVLADRWLAPEKQTGSRRSMLNLSHAVINPADRSEMSYSRGFGIADGSAEMSRVWYVKVDGSLLKPANITEKGHIYTHDLWSPNGKYIYYVDICGTGGVSKVEPGSGETTVIFKDTNPRCLHVSVSMDERYIVFDTQVSHGIKPIDKYKNHLEDLVLYDVKKKKFTLLATVNEGLNHPRHIHPQINYAGTKVAFTEADGYNSRVAFVKLDK, encoded by the coding sequence ATGAAAATAATAGTGCTTTGTCTGTTTTTTTGTTCTTTCTGCTCAGTATATGCTGAAATAGCCGATGTTTTCCCTAGGATTGGTTGTGAAAAAGAGGTAGTTAAGGACGAAACTACCGGCAGAACAATAACTTATCTCACCAGCGGTGAGTTTATGAACTGCCACTTCTATCCTCATAACAAGACCTGGGCAGAGAACGACAGATATGTTCTCATCGAATCATCCCGTCCCGCGCCGGGAAGCAGCCGTAATGAATGTAAACCGGAATTTTTTACCGGCGAGAGGCAGCTTCTGGCAGCGGATGTTTCCACCGGCGATCTTTACCATTTAGCCACACTTGAGCATGAATCTGACGCATCCGAAAAGTACGGAAAATATCATTTCACAATGTCGAGTCAATACCATGCGGATTACGCCCCTGAGCATAATCTTGTCGTTTATTATGATATGACGGGGCATAACCTTTATCTGTTAAGTCTTGACACGGGCAGAAAAAAACTGCTCTGGCACGTTGATAAGGGGACAATAGGCGACCCGCCAACGATATGCAACAGCGGTGATCGTGTCGTTGTGTACATGGATATGCCCGGACCTTCGGATTATGATTTTACAGGAAGAACCTCCTACGCATTTTATATTGATGTCGATCCTGTTGAGCTTACCATGAAGGGAAGGCCAGAAGTTGTCACCGTTCTTGCGGATCGCTGGCTTGCTCCTGAAAAACAGACCGGCAGCCGCCGCAGTATGCTCAATCTCTCTCATGCGGTTATAAACCCCGCCGACAGGAGCGAGATGTCCTACTCGCGAGGGTTTGGTATAGCTGATGGCAGTGCAGAGATGAGCAGGGTATGGTACGTAAAAGTGGACGGTTCACTCTTAAAGCCTGCCAACATAACCGAAAAAGGGCATATTTATACTCATGATCTCTGGTCTCCTAATGGAAAGTATATATACTATGTTGATATTTGCGGGACCGGCGGCGTGTCAAAAGTGGAACCCGGATCGGGAGAGACAACCGTAATCTTTAAAGACACCAATCCCAGATGCCTCCACGTTTCCGTGAGCATGGACGAGCGTTATATCGTATTTGACACCCAGGTTTCTCACGGTATAAAACCGATAGACAAGTATAAAAATCATCTCGAAGACCTTGTACTGTATGACGTTAAGAAAAAAAAGTTCACATTGCTTGCTACAGTCAACGAAGGGCTTAATCATCCAAGACATATACACCCACAGATAAATTATGCGGGCACGAAGGTGGCATTTACCGAAGCGGATGGATATAACAGCAGGGTTGCTTTCGTAAAACTTGATAAATAA